A genome region from Micromonospora peucetia includes the following:
- a CDS encoding ribokinase, translated as MSGNRPDVVVVGSVNADLRIEVDMLPRPGETIHGGSPLWLGGGKGANQAVALARLGRSVALVGAVGSDQVSAGLARQLAAEGVNIDRLATVEGPAGQAVVFVDPSGENSIVVSPGANGAVHPDLVRRAHDELAGAKVVLAQLEIPVDAVLAAASATRGTFVLNPAPAVPLPPELLRRVDVLVPNRGELAQLCAAQPPATVDEVAALARRLPCAAVVVTLGGDGALVVAGDTVRHLEPPAVTAVDTTGAGDCFCGALADALADGHPLVDAAAFAVRAAALSVTVPGAQASMPTREQVLALSAPADRHPEDRMGVPHDAR; from the coding sequence ATGAGCGGGAACCGACCGGACGTCGTCGTGGTCGGCAGCGTCAACGCCGATCTGCGCATCGAGGTCGACATGCTGCCCCGACCGGGCGAGACGATCCACGGTGGATCACCGTTGTGGCTCGGCGGCGGCAAGGGCGCCAACCAGGCGGTGGCGCTGGCCCGGCTCGGGCGGTCCGTCGCCCTGGTCGGGGCCGTCGGCTCCGACCAGGTCAGCGCGGGCCTGGCCAGGCAGCTCGCGGCCGAGGGGGTGAACATCGACCGGCTGGCCACGGTGGAGGGGCCTGCCGGCCAGGCGGTGGTCTTCGTCGACCCGTCCGGCGAGAATTCGATCGTCGTCTCGCCCGGCGCCAACGGGGCCGTGCACCCTGACCTGGTCCGCCGGGCGCACGACGAGCTGGCCGGGGCGAAGGTCGTCCTGGCGCAACTGGAGATCCCCGTCGACGCCGTTCTGGCCGCCGCGTCCGCCACCCGCGGCACCTTCGTACTCAACCCGGCGCCGGCCGTACCGCTGCCACCGGAACTGCTGCGGCGGGTGGATGTGCTGGTACCGAACCGGGGCGAGCTCGCGCAGCTGTGCGCGGCCCAGCCGCCGGCCACGGTGGACGAGGTGGCGGCGCTGGCCCGGCGGCTGCCCTGCGCCGCGGTGGTCGTGACCCTCGGCGGCGACGGCGCCCTCGTCGTCGCTGGCGACACCGTCCGCCATCTCGAACCGCCCGCGGTCACCGCCGTGGACACCACCGGGGCAGGGGACTGCTTCTGCGGGGCCCTCGCCGACGCCCTCGCCGACGGGCACCCGCTGGTCGATGCCGCCGCGTTCGCCGTACGGGCGGCGGCGCTCAGCGTGACCGTGCCCGGCGCGCAGGCGTCGATGCCCACCCGGGAGCAGGTGCTGGCCCTCTCGGCACCGGCCGACCGACACCCCGAGGACAGGATGGGGGTCCCACATGACGCACGATGA
- a CDS encoding aldehyde dehydrogenase family protein translates to MTHDDQLDGLGDVADVVERARRAAPGFTNVGREPRARLLETMAGHLEGARADLVTTAAAETALDPDVLDAEVTRTADQLRMFAGVVREGSYLEATVDTAPGGDVMRWLRPLGPVAVFGASNFPFAYGVAGGDTASALAAGCPVVAKEHPSHPRTCRAVLSALRAAAAAAGVSPDVIGMVSGFEAGAQLVTHPDITAVGFTGSVGGGRALFDLCAARPLPIPFYGELGSVNPAVVLPHAARSPERVIEPLVTSMLARGGQVCTKAGLVFLPDDAEDLADRLRQRMLDAPRPVLLNPSITAAYAAGTARRAALDGVEVLSGDAAATGAGDRSPVSPVLLATTVVSLLDDANADLRDECFGPYAVLVRYRSVAELRTALAALPSSLVAGVYATDGDLPDARDVLPVLVDRAGRVVWNQPTSGLRVGWATHHGGGYPASTASGTTSVGATAIRRWLRPSALQGWPAALLPAELRDAAGGDDRGLPVRRNGRLNGPLTAREVS, encoded by the coding sequence ATGACGCACGATGACCAGCTCGACGGGCTCGGCGACGTCGCGGACGTCGTCGAGCGCGCCCGCCGCGCGGCACCCGGGTTCACCAATGTCGGGCGCGAGCCACGCGCCCGGCTGCTCGAGACGATGGCCGGGCACCTGGAAGGGGCCCGCGCCGACCTGGTGACCACCGCCGCGGCGGAGACCGCCCTCGACCCGGACGTGCTCGATGCCGAGGTGACCCGCACCGCCGACCAGCTGCGGATGTTCGCCGGTGTGGTGCGGGAGGGCTCGTACCTGGAGGCAACCGTCGACACCGCCCCGGGCGGAGACGTGATGCGCTGGCTGCGGCCGTTGGGGCCCGTCGCGGTCTTCGGCGCCAGTAACTTCCCCTTCGCGTACGGCGTCGCCGGCGGGGACACCGCCTCGGCGCTCGCCGCCGGGTGTCCCGTCGTGGCCAAGGAGCACCCCTCGCACCCGCGTACCTGCCGGGCCGTGCTGTCCGCCCTGCGGGCGGCGGCTGCGGCGGCCGGGGTCAGTCCGGACGTGATCGGTATGGTCAGCGGGTTCGAGGCCGGTGCGCAGCTCGTCACGCACCCGGACATCACGGCCGTCGGGTTCACCGGATCGGTCGGCGGCGGACGAGCTCTGTTCGACCTGTGCGCCGCGCGCCCGCTGCCGATCCCGTTCTACGGCGAGCTGGGCAGCGTCAACCCGGCCGTCGTGCTGCCGCACGCCGCCCGGTCGCCGGAGCGGGTGATCGAGCCGCTCGTCACCTCCATGCTCGCCCGCGGCGGCCAGGTCTGCACCAAGGCCGGCCTGGTCTTCCTGCCCGACGACGCGGAGGACCTCGCCGACCGGCTGCGCCAGCGGATGCTGGACGCGCCGCGCCCGGTGCTGCTCAACCCGTCGATCACCGCCGCGTACGCGGCCGGCACCGCGAGGCGGGCGGCGCTGGACGGGGTCGAGGTGCTCAGCGGCGACGCCGCCGCGACCGGCGCGGGTGACCGCAGCCCGGTGTCCCCGGTGCTGCTGGCCACCACCGTGGTGAGCCTGCTGGACGACGCCAACGCGGACCTGCGGGACGAGTGCTTCGGCCCGTACGCCGTGCTGGTGCGCTACCGGTCCGTGGCGGAGCTGCGTACCGCCCTGGCCGCCCTCCCGTCCTCGCTGGTGGCCGGGGTGTACGCCACCGACGGCGACCTGCCCGACGCTCGCGACGTGCTGCCCGTCCTGGTGGACCGGGCGGGCCGGGTGGTGTGGAACCAGCCGACCAGCGGGCTGCGGGTGGGCTGGGCGACCCACCACGGCGGCGGCTACCCCGCCTCCACCGCGTCCGGCACCACCAGCGTCGGCGCCACCGCGATCCGACGCTGGCTGCGCCCCTCGGCGCTACAGGGCTGGCCCGCGGCGTTGTTGCCCGCCGAGCTGCGCGACGCGGCCGGTGGGGACGACCGGGGCCTGCCGGTGCGCCGGAACGGGCGGCTGAACGGGCCGCTGACCGCGAGGGAGGTGTCGTGA